The genomic window ATCAGTGACGGCGCTAATATTGAAATTACGTCTGGTTTGCATGAGGGTGATGTCGTAGCAGGTGTTTCTCCTAATCTCATTCCAGGAGTGCAATGATTATGGAGAACAATACTGTTCCGCTGGTTGAACTACAAGACGTGTCAGCGCGTGTAAAACTAGGCAATGGCGAATGGCTTACCACTGTCAACTCTGCTTCTATGTTACTTAATCAAGGTGAAACATACGCGGTAGTTGGCAGGTCTGGCTCCGGCAAAACAAGTCTTATTTCTATTATTGGATTTTTGAATAAAAATTTTACTGGAAAATACTATTATTTTGGCAAATCAATCCAAAAGTGTAGTGATGCTACAGTATCGCATATGCGCGCTCGAAATATTGGTTTTGTTTTTCAAAACTATTCGCTTATTAAGCATTTAAGCATTAGAGAAAATGTTGAGTTGCCGCTTTTATACGCAGGACTACAACAAAGCAAGCAGAAAAGAAGAAAAACTATAGAAGAAGCATTATGTGATGTTGGATTGCAAGATAAACTAAACGAATACTCTGGAAGGCTATCAGGCGGTGAACAGCAGAGAGTCGCGATAGCGCGTGCTCTCGTCACTAATCCCGAATTACTTATTTGCGATGAGCCAACTGGTGCGCTCGATAGTAGTACGGGAGAAAAAGTGCTTCAAGTGTTGCATGATCGTGTTCAAGAATCTGGAACAACATTACTATTAGTCACTCATGATATGAAAGTGGCTCGTTCTTGCTCTCACATTTTTACTATGGAAGGCGGTGTTCTTTATGATCATGCTGCTTAAAGATTTGCGCCTGTCTCCTATGAGATCCTTCCTCACAGGTTTTTCAATGTTTATCGGCATCATTGCCGTTATTGCGTCAGTGCTTATCGGCACGGTTGGTAAGGACTATCTTATTGCAACTAACGAACAGCTAAACGGTCGTAGACCAACATACGAGATTACTTTTTCAGCACAAAATTTTGACGAATATTCAGTATTTAACAAATTCTTAAATCGCATTGAATCCGCAAACCGTAACGCTAACGTTATGCTACAAACAAACACTGGACTACTGTTTAGCGCTTCTATGCCAGCCTCGAAGAGTGTAAAAATAAGCAAAGAATATAAGACTGGCAATCTTCAATATGCTGACGCTGTTTACACTACGGCAGGATACAACAAAGTTTATAACTTACCTATTGTAAGTGGAAGATGGTTTAGTAATAGCGCTAAAAGCAACGCATTAGAAATGGTAGTAAACCAATCTGCTAGCAAAAGATACAAGATTGGTGAAGTAGCATTTATTACTTCTCGCAAAACAACACAAATGAGTCCTATAAGGATTGTTGGAGTTGTGAACGATGGCGTAGACTCAGCAAAAGTATACGTGAATATTCTAGGATTATTACGTTATGCTCCAACTCTTTGGGAATATTCTGGAAAAGAAGCTCAAGGCTCAATCTACTGGTTGAATAAAGAAAATCGTTCTCAAAAATCAATTAAATCTTATGTTTCAGATGCTCTTTACGACTGTTGTGGTGGACAAGTAAACGAAATTAGAAGACATGATAATAGTGATGATTACGAGAATGTTATAACAGTATTGCAATTAAGTTTTGCTATCGTAGCAGCATTATTGCTTTTTGTTTCCGCGCTAGGTTTAATCAATATTGGTTTAGCATCGTTGGAGCAGCGCACACATGAACTGCTTATACGCAGAGCCTTGGGTGCTACTAGATGGTCTATTGCTTCACTCGTGTTAGGAAGTGCGATTATTTTAGCGCTGATAGTTTCGATTGCTGCTGTCGCTGTTTCTTTTGGACTTGTGTCTATAGCATCAAGTTTTTGGGATGCAGCAAGCCCAGTTAGTCCGCCAGTTTACCCATATGAAGCCGCTATTGGAGCTGTTATTGCGGCTTTTATTACAGCGCTTGCTGGAAGTGTGGTGCCGGCAATAAAAGCATCACGTTTACAACCAGCATTAGCATTGCGTTAATTTTCAAAAAATAAGAAAGAAGGAATAATGAATAATCATACTATTGGTAAAGCAACTCTTATTGTTGGTGTGCTTAGTGCGCTTCTTATGTTTAATGCGTGTGGAGGAATAGGCAACAATAATGCGAGTGGTATGGGTGGCGCGCGCTCGCAAAATAGTTCGCCTAGAGAGACTGTTGATTTTGCTCATATAGAGAAGGAATATCAGGAATCTGTGGCAAAGCTTAGTTGGCCTGAAAAATATAAAGCTCCTGCAAACTTGGTTGGAGAAGAAAAAGACGCTCAGTTCCAGAGTGGATATGGTGATACGCAAGCATCTAATTATTATCAGTGTGCTTGGGAACGGCAATGGTTAGACACGTATGCTAGTGATGAACAAGCGGCAAGTAAAGCTTTGCATGAGCTTGAAAAAGTGCCTAGCATGCCGTTTATGGGTCCAGATCGTTGTGATGATGCAACGCGAAACTTTTTCAAAGAGCACATGCGTAAAGCAAAACTAGGAGATCCGTCAGGATTCCAACAGGATGTGCAAACTAATTGTCCTGTGATGTAATTGCATTTGTATAGCTTTATTGTGCTTACGCGCTAAATAGCTTGTTATATGCTTCTTTTTACCCATGTTGATGGTGTCCAATAATCTTTGGTAAGCATTGATGGGTATGTTTGTTTACGAGCTTGAATAATCCATAAGGCTATACCTGTTGAAACAAGTATTACGCCAGCTGCAATCATTATGAATAATGATGAATTTAGATTTCCCCATGCTAGTACGCTTGCATACCCTACGATAATGCCGCATTGCTCCATAATAGAAGTAAAAGTAGTAGTTGCGCCGAGAATGTGTGTCGGTATGCCATCGAGAAGAGCTGTTTGCCCATAGACAATAGTTGCGTCAAAAATAATACCTGCAATGAAAGCAGAGCAAAGAAAAAGAGCAATCCAATTATTAAGTGCGAAAATAAGTAAAGGAATAGAAAGGAATCCAGGTAATAAAATAGAGTATAAAATCTCATAATGCAGCACAATATATTTGCATAATAGCGAACCTACAATCATGCCAATGTTAAATATGCTGACTATTGATCCCCACGTGGATGCCGAATGAAAAAGCGTGAGACAATGGTGTGCTCCCATTAGTCTGAATGCAGCAAGCCATGAGCCTGATTGTAATGCTGATACTACTCCTAAGACTATTAACCATGGTGTAGATTTCATATAGTGTAAAGAAGCTGCAAAACCAGCAGTTTTATTGCTTCCTGTCTTCGTATTGTTTGAGCTATTTTGTGCTTGCTGGTTTAGATTAACTAACAGTAGAGGTAACGCCGCTAATATCATCACAATAGCAATGCTCGTAAAGAAAATGAGCGGATTACATATATCAACAAATATGCCAGTAATCGCTGGTGCAGCAAGCCTGCTGAGATTAATCCACATACGCATGCTTGCTAAAAATTTGGTTTTTTCGCCAGTTGGCGCGCTATATGCCATTAATACTTTTTGATTAGGCGAAGAAAATGCAGTAAAGAATCCGAATATTATGCCGAGTAGTGTAACCGTAATAGCAATAAGATTATGCTGTGCTACTAAAGCGAAACCGTATCCAGTACACAACAAGGCAAAACAAAACGTTAGCGCTATAAACAATCTAGTTGGTGGATATTTATCTGCGATAATGCCGCCAAGCGGTGCTGCTATGCAGGTCATAAGTGCTACGGACACCGCGTTAAGTGCTGCGTGAGATAAGTCGACATGTATTAAAAGATATAGGCTTACGCCAAATCTACAGCTCGTTAAAAGAAAAGCATTAAGCGATAAAACGGCAATAATAAGAGTCGTGCGAATCCGTGCCGCAGCGTTCATTTCCTTCTCTTTTTTCTTTCTTTCATGTTATGAATGTCTTTCATATTCTGAATGATATATGCCTCTTGATATACACCTTTTTCTGGACTGTGAGTGAAATGAGTGTTTTATTGCAGTGTTTTACTCTTAACTACTCTTAACTGTGCTGAGCCCTACTCTCGTATGGCTTTGTTGGGTTTTCTTTGTGTTTATTGTGGTGTTTTACTCCGAAATACTCCGAAATGTATTTACTTTTGCGCTTTGTTGTTTGTGTCGTGATTCGAATTGCTGCAGTTTGCAAACAAGATATATAACTACTGGCGATAGTAGGAGAGGAAGCTGGAGAGTTTGCCCATTGCATCGCGAAGCGTTTGCAAGCGCGGTAAGTAGATAACGTGTAATTATTTTAAGGTATTGACGTTTGTTTAACAATGTAGTAAATTGATTTACAAGAGTTTAGCATTGCAGTTCAAAGGAGACTGAAATGGAGAGAATGCCTAAAGGTAAAAAGTTCCAATTTAAGGCATTGCTTGATGACAAACAGTGGGTATCTAAAGATAATGTCTTCGGAGTTGGAGGGGAGGAGGTAGAAACAAGCGTGCATTTTTGATTTGGTGTCTGTGTGAACATGACATGTAGATTTATATGAGCCAGTGTTTGCGGCAATTAAAAAACTGTTTGCTTGTTATGTAGTCATACAACAAAGAATAAAAAAATTACTAGTTTGTTTTCTGATGCTTTAGAGAATAGTTCGTCACCCATTTTCTAAATGCAAAATGAGTGCAAGTTAACATATGCAGATAAAAAGAAGGTTACAATGAAGAAACTTACAAAAATATGTGCATTAATCGGTGCTGCTGCAATGATTATTAGCGCAGGTGCGTGTGGTAGTGCAAAATCATCCGACGCTAATGGTTCAACACAGCTTACCATTTGGCATTATTGGGATGGCGCTAATGCCGATACCTTTGATGCAATGGTGAAGGATTTTAATGCTTCGCATAAAAATATTAAGATTAAGACTGCGAGCGTCCCGAACTCTGATTTTATGACGAAGCTTCGTGCATCGGCTTCGTCGAAGAGCTTGCCAGATATTTCTATAAGTGATTTGGTATGGGTGCCACAGATTGCAAAAATGGGCAATTTGACTGATCTTTCTAAGGTTATTAGCTCGAAAACGCTCGATGATGTGACTCCTGCATTGATTGACTATGGTCATATTGACGGCAAACAAGTTTCTGTGCCAGTTACTGCCAATAATCTTGCGTACATGTACAACAAGGACGTTTATAAAGCAGCTGGGTTAGATCCTAACAAACCACCACAAACATGGGATGAGTTGAAGAAAGTTGCAAAGACGATCAAGGAAAAGACAGGCAAGCCAGGGTATGATTTGCTTACTCAAGCAGGAGATAACGGCGAAGGTTTAACTTGGAACTTCCAGGTCAACTTGTGGCAAGCTGGCGGCGAATTCTTGACAAAGGATAATTCTAAGGCTGCATTCAATACGCCAGAAGGCAAGAAGGCTATGAACTTCTGGGTGGATCTTATCAAGAGCGGCGTGAGCCCATATGCTAAGTGGGGCGAATTTGAAAAGGGCAAGGGTGGTTCTGCTCAGGAAGGTAGCTGGATGGTTGGCATCTGGGCGCCAGATCCACCATTTGATTTCGGTGTAGCAAAAGCCCCTCATCCAAAGGATGGCAAGGAAGCAACTAATCTCGGTGGTGAACAAGCAATCGTCTTCCATAATTCTGACGCTCGTGCTAAAGCTGCTGGCGAATTCTTGAACTGGTTCTTGCAGCCAGAACAGGTGATCAAGTGGTCGCAAAAGACTGGCATGCTTCCTGTAACGAAGAGTGTTGCAAAGTCTGATAAGTATTTGGATTGGGTTAAGAAGGAACAGCCTCGTTTAATTCCGTTTGTGGAACAAATGGAGATTGCTCATACACGTCCAAATACGCCATTGTATCCAAAAATTTCCTTTGAATTTGCAAAGGCTGTGGAGAAGGCTTTCGCTGGAGAGCAGAGTGTTGACGAAGCGCTTGCGAATGCTGAAAAGGCAGTTAACGACGTGATTGCCAAAGGCTGATTGCATAAATACTGCGCCGATAGCTGGGTCAAAGGAAATGAAGTTGACTCAGCTATCGGGGTTCTTTGCATCAAGGAGTATGTAATGAAAAAACGTCATTTTCTCAAGTCTGCGCACAGGCACTACCAGAAAGATCAAGTAATATGTGCTGCGGTATTCTTGTTGCCAGCAGTGCTTATTATTGGTGGTTTCGTGCTGTACCCTGTGTTGTCTGCTGTATATATTTCACTAACATCGTGGGATGGATTCTCTCCAGAAAAGAAATTTATTGGCTTGGGAAACTATGTTCGTCTTTTCCAAGATCCTGAGTTTTTCAATAGTTTAATGGTAACGGTTATTTATGCTGCTGGTGTATGTGTATTAAGTGTGCTGACTGGATTGTTGCTCGCGCTTTTGCTTGATGCGCCTATACGAGGTAGGAGTATTTATCGTAGTATTTACTTCCTTCCAGTGGTTACATCTTCTGTGGCTGCAGCCATTGTGTGGAAATATATGCTCGATCCTTCTGGATTCGTGAACAGTGTGTTGATGAAATTCAATATACACGGACCAGATTGGTTACAAAATCGTTGGCTTGCGCTTATTGCATTAATTCTTTTGACCGTGTGGAAAAATATTGGTTTTAACGCTATTTTGTATTTAACTGCGTTACAAGCATTGCCAAAAAGCGTGTATGAAGCGGCTGCATTAGATGGAGCTACTGGGTGGCAAAAATTATGGAAGATTACTTTCCCATTGCTATCTCCAATGACGTTTTTTGTAGTAGTTCAGGCATTAGTAACGAGCTTCCAATCCTTCGACCTTGCATACATGCTCACTGGTGGCGGTCCTCGCGGAGGCACGGAAGTGCTTGGCATGATGATGTATCGTGATGCGTTCAAGCTCGGTGATTTTGGCTATGGAACAGCAATAGCGTTCATTACGCTTGCGCTAGTGCTAGGCGTGACGATGATTCAATGGAAAGTTTCTGGAGCACAAGGAGAAGAATAATGAAGTCATCATTATGGTCGCGTTTGGCGCGTCATGCGATTCTGATTTTAGGTTCAGCAACAGTAATCATTCCATTTTTGTGGATGTTCACTACTTCTTTGCAAATGCGTGCTGAAACATACACGAATACTTCAATTTTTCCTACATCATGGCATTGGGAAAACTATATTCACGCTTGGCAAGCGGCGCCGTTTGCGCAATATTATTGGAATACGCTATTGATGACGGTAGGAATTGTTGTAGGACATTTAATATTTGATGCCTTTGCCGCCTACGCTTTTGCGCGATTAGAATTTCCTTTGAAGAAAACAATATTCATTCTGCTGCTTTCTGCATTGATGATTCCTAATTTTGTGATTGTTATTCCGTCTTATGAGATAGTCGCTAATTTGGGATGGGTTGATACGCTGTATGCTTTGATTGTTCCTAGACTTGCAGATGTGTTTGGCATTATTTTACTTCGCCAATATTTTGCAACAATTCCTCGAGAGCTTGATGAGGCAGCGCGCATTGACGGTTGTGGCAGGTTTGGAATATTCTTCAAAGTAATCGTTCCATTGTCGTCCCCAGCGTTTGCGACGCTTGGTATTTTTAGTTTTCTCTTTGCGTGGAATGATTTCCTTTGGCCGTTATTGGTTACGAATACGGATGAAACTCGTACAATTCAGATTGGTTTAGCATCCTTCGTAGGGCGTTACGGAACCTCTTGGAATTATTTAATGGCAGGAACTTTGACTGCAACAATACCAAGTATTATTGTGTTCCTTTTCTTCCAACGTGCGCTTGTTAGAGGAATTGCCAATACTGGTATGAAAGATTAGAAATTGTAGAAAAATTAAGGATGGGGTTTATTATGTCTATACCACAGTGGTTGCCTGATGCAAGATTTTATCAGATTTTTCCTGATCGTTTCTATCGTTGTGAAGGCTACGGTATGCTAACTGAAGGTCATGTGCCGCTTGATCCATGGGATGCTGAGCCTACGCGTGAGAATTTCTTAGGTGGTAATATTGCTGGAATTACAGAAAAACTTGATTATATTCATGATTTAGGTTGCAATGCGCTCTATTTGAATCCAATTTTTTCTGCTGCAACAAATCATCGTTATGACGCAAACGATTATTTTAAAATCGATCCACTTTTAGGAACTCTTGAAGATTTCCATACATTGGTAGATGAAGCGCATAAGCGGAATATACGTATAGTACTAGATGCAGTTTTAAATCATTGTGGTAAAACTCATTGGATGTTTCAAGATGTTGTTAAAAATGAAGAGAATTCAGAATATGTTAATTATTTTTCAGTGAAAAACTTTCCAGTTAAGTCATTGCCTGTGCCTAATTATAAAACCTGTTCTGGTTGTGAATATCTACCGAAGTGGAATGTGTTTAATCCAAAGGTGCGTGAGCATCATTTTAATGTTGCGAAATATTGGATTGATCAAGGTATCGACGGTTATCGTCTTGATGTTCCATATTTTATTTATCCAGAATTTTGGCAGGATTTTAGGCAAGTTGTTAAATCAAAAAATTCAGAATTATGTTTGATAGCTGAAGAATGGAGAGACCCTGCTCAATGGTTGCAAGGAGACACTACCGATAGCACAATGAATTATACTCTGCGTGATTTAGTTTTAGGTTTTACTGCAACAAAGCGATTCAATGCATACGATTTTGTTAACGGTATTAACCGTCTGCAGGAGCGCATACCGTATGGATATCACCATGGGATGATGAATTTGTTGGGTAGTCACGATACTGAGCGTGTTTTAACTGCGCATCAAAATAATACTGAGGATTGCATAACTGCCTACTGTTGCATGTTTGCCTGCGAAGGTGCTCCGATGATTTATTACGGTGATGAACTTGGTATGGTTGGCGATAATGATCCAGGGTGCCGTTCTGGCATGCAGTGGGATAGTCTTGATACAAATGCTGAAATATTCCGTACAATTGTTCAATTAAATGCATTGCGACGTGATCATATTGCGTTGCGAAGGGGTACGCAAAGTTGTTACGCTGTTGATGGAGATACTGTCATTATTTCGCGAGAGCATAAGGAAGAATCTCTTTTGATGATTATTTCACGTAGTAATTTATTAGAGTATAATTCATCGAAGCTACCTCAACAATTGCAAAATCATAATTGGCGAATTATAAATGGTGTAACTGTTGGAGATAGTTGGCGCCCTAATAAAGATAATTCTATGATCGTA from Gardnerella vaginalis ATCC 14018 = JCM 11026 includes these protein-coding regions:
- a CDS encoding ABC transporter ATP-binding protein, which produces MIMENNTVPLVELQDVSARVKLGNGEWLTTVNSASMLLNQGETYAVVGRSGSGKTSLISIIGFLNKNFTGKYYYFGKSIQKCSDATVSHMRARNIGFVFQNYSLIKHLSIRENVELPLLYAGLQQSKQKRRKTIEEALCDVGLQDKLNEYSGRLSGGEQQRVAIARALVTNPELLICDEPTGALDSSTGEKVLQVLHDRVQESGTTLLLVTHDMKVARSCSHIFTMEGGVLYDHAA
- a CDS encoding ABC transporter permease, with product MIMLLKDLRLSPMRSFLTGFSMFIGIIAVIASVLIGTVGKDYLIATNEQLNGRRPTYEITFSAQNFDEYSVFNKFLNRIESANRNANVMLQTNTGLLFSASMPASKSVKISKEYKTGNLQYADAVYTTAGYNKVYNLPIVSGRWFSNSAKSNALEMVVNQSASKRYKIGEVAFITSRKTTQMSPIRIVGVVNDGVDSAKVYVNILGLLRYAPTLWEYSGKEAQGSIYWLNKENRSQKSIKSYVSDALYDCCGGQVNEIRRHDNSDDYENVITVLQLSFAIVAALLLFVSALGLINIGLASLEQRTHELLIRRALGATRWSIASLVLGSAIILALIVSIAAVAVSFGLVSIASSFWDAASPVSPPVYPYEAAIGAVIAAFITALAGSVVPAIKASRLQPALALR
- a CDS encoding MFS transporter; the protein is MNAAARIRTTLIIAVLSLNAFLLTSCRFGVSLYLLIHVDLSHAALNAVSVALMTCIAAPLGGIIADKYPPTRLFIALTFCFALLCTGYGFALVAQHNLIAITVTLLGIIFGFFTAFSSPNQKVLMAYSAPTGEKTKFLASMRMWINLSRLAAPAITGIFVDICNPLIFFTSIAIVMILAALPLLLVNLNQQAQNSSNNTKTGSNKTAGFAASLHYMKSTPWLIVLGVVSALQSGSWLAAFRLMGAHHCLTLFHSASTWGSIVSIFNIGMIVGSLLCKYIVLHYEILYSILLPGFLSIPLLIFALNNWIALFLCSAFIAGIIFDATIVYGQTALLDGIPTHILGATTTFTSIMEQCGIIVGYASVLAWGNLNSSLFIMIAAGVILVSTGIALWIIQARKQTYPSMLTKDYWTPSTWVKRSI
- a CDS encoding ABC transporter substrate-binding protein, whose protein sequence is MKKLTKICALIGAAAMIISAGACGSAKSSDANGSTQLTIWHYWDGANADTFDAMVKDFNASHKNIKIKTASVPNSDFMTKLRASASSKSLPDISISDLVWVPQIAKMGNLTDLSKVISSKTLDDVTPALIDYGHIDGKQVSVPVTANNLAYMYNKDVYKAAGLDPNKPPQTWDELKKVAKTIKEKTGKPGYDLLTQAGDNGEGLTWNFQVNLWQAGGEFLTKDNSKAAFNTPEGKKAMNFWVDLIKSGVSPYAKWGEFEKGKGGSAQEGSWMVGIWAPDPPFDFGVAKAPHPKDGKEATNLGGEQAIVFHNSDARAKAAGEFLNWFLQPEQVIKWSQKTGMLPVTKSVAKSDKYLDWVKKEQPRLIPFVEQMEIAHTRPNTPLYPKISFEFAKAVEKAFAGEQSVDEALANAEKAVNDVIAKG
- a CDS encoding carbohydrate ABC transporter permease; this translates as MKKRHFLKSAHRHYQKDQVICAAVFLLPAVLIIGGFVLYPVLSAVYISLTSWDGFSPEKKFIGLGNYVRLFQDPEFFNSLMVTVIYAAGVCVLSVLTGLLLALLLDAPIRGRSIYRSIYFLPVVTSSVAAAIVWKYMLDPSGFVNSVLMKFNIHGPDWLQNRWLALIALILLTVWKNIGFNAILYLTALQALPKSVYEAAALDGATGWQKLWKITFPLLSPMTFFVVVQALVTSFQSFDLAYMLTGGGPRGGTEVLGMMMYRDAFKLGDFGYGTAIAFITLALVLGVTMIQWKVSGAQGEE
- a CDS encoding carbohydrate ABC transporter permease, producing MKSSLWSRLARHAILILGSATVIIPFLWMFTTSLQMRAETYTNTSIFPTSWHWENYIHAWQAAPFAQYYWNTLLMTVGIVVGHLIFDAFAAYAFARLEFPLKKTIFILLLSALMIPNFVIVIPSYEIVANLGWVDTLYALIVPRLADVFGIILLRQYFATIPRELDEAARIDGCGRFGIFFKVIVPLSSPAFATLGIFSFLFAWNDFLWPLLVTNTDETRTIQIGLASFVGRYGTSWNYLMAGTLTATIPSIIVFLFFQRALVRGIANTGMKD
- a CDS encoding glycoside hydrolase family 13 protein gives rise to the protein MSIPQWLPDARFYQIFPDRFYRCEGYGMLTEGHVPLDPWDAEPTRENFLGGNIAGITEKLDYIHDLGCNALYLNPIFSAATNHRYDANDYFKIDPLLGTLEDFHTLVDEAHKRNIRIVLDAVLNHCGKTHWMFQDVVKNEENSEYVNYFSVKNFPVKSLPVPNYKTCSGCEYLPKWNVFNPKVREHHFNVAKYWIDQGIDGYRLDVPYFIYPEFWQDFRQVVKSKNSELCLIAEEWRDPAQWLQGDTTDSTMNYTLRDLVLGFTATKRFNAYDFVNGINRLQERIPYGYHHGMMNLLGSHDTERVLTAHQNNTEDCITAYCCMFACEGAPMIYYGDELGMVGDNDPGCRSGMQWDSLDTNAEIFRTIVQLNALRRDHIALRRGTQSCYAVDGDTVIISREHKEESLLMIISRSNLLEYNSSKLPQQLQNHNWRIINGVTVGDSWRPNKDNSMIVLQAQQ